DNA from Mycolicibacterium alvei:
GGTACCGACATAGACCGCTGCGGTGGCGCGGCCGGCGTGGCTGGCCGGGACCAGTCGTGCACCGATCGGGGCGATCACCGACCACATCAGCCCGTGGGCCAATGCGCACAGCACCCGCCCACCGGCCAGCACCGCGAAGTTGGGTGCCAGTGCCGAGATCACCTGCGAGATCGTCAGACACACCAGCGTTGCGACCAGGGTCCGGCGTCGGGGCCAGCGTGCCGTCAGCCCGACCAGCGCGACCGTGGTGAGCGCGGCGACCAGGGCGTAGCTGGCCATCAGCGTGGCGACCAGGCCCGCACTGACCTGAAGATCGGTGGCGATCGCCGGCAGGGCACCGACCGGGAGCATCTCGGCGGTGACATAGATGAACGCCGCCGCCGCGAGGACGGCGAGCTGCGCGGCCACGCGCGGCGTCCACGGGCTGGCGTGGGCGGGGAGCGATTCGCCGGTGACGCTGAAGATCATGCTGGGTTGCCACGGTAGCGCGCCTACGTGGCCGTACGTGGTTGCCGATCCGAAGCGGTGCCGCCGCGGTGTGACGAACGCGGGCGCACAATCGATGCTGTGATTGTCGCGTTCAGCATCAGCCCGACGGGCGGGGATGAAACCGGAAGTGTCAGCGCCGCGGTGGCCGAGGCCGTACGGGTGGTGCGGGCCTCGGGCCTGCCCAACGAGACCAACGCCATGTTCACCAACATCGAAGGCGAATGGGACGACGTCATGGCCGTGGTGAAACAGGCCGTGGAGGTCGTGGCGGCGGTATCCCCGCGGGTCAGCCTGGTGTTGAAGGCTGACATCCGGCCCGGCTACACCGGACAGCTCAACGCGAAGGTCGAGCGGATCGAGCAGGCGCTGGGCGGCTAGGAGCGGACCAGGCGGGCGATGGCCGCCGATGCCTCGGCCAGCTTGGCCTCGGCCTGCTCCCCACCCTCGGAGACGGCCTGTGTCACGCAATGTCCGAGGTGCTCGTCGAGCAGACCGAGCGCCACGGACTGCAGCGCACTGTTGACGGCGCTGATCTGGGTGAGGACGTCGATGCAGTACTTGTCCTCGTCGATCATCTTGGCGATGCCCCGGACCTGGCCTTCGACCCGGCGCAGCCGCTTGGCGTAGTTGTCCTTCTGCGCCGAGTAGCCATGTGCACCCGAGTGATCAGCCGCGTCCATGGATCCAGTATACGGGTACCCCACCGGGGTATGCATATCTCTGAGAAAGAATTTGGGCGGCTAACTAATCGAGGGGCATACTTACCGGCATGTCTGCCGAGACCCCTGACACTTCTCTTCGCGCAAGCGGCTCCATGTCCAAGCCGGAGCCCGACATCAAGCCCCGCAGCCGCGACGTCACCGACGGCCTGGAGAAGGCCGCGGCCCGGGGAATGCTGCGCGCGGTAGGGATGGGTGACGACGACTGGGTCAAACCGCAGATCGGCGTCGGGTCGTCATGGAACGAGATCACCCCGTGCAACATGTCGCTGCAGCGACTCGCGCAGGACGTCAAGGCCGGAGTCCACGAGGCCGGCGGGTTCCCGCTGGAGTTCGGCACCATCTCGGTGTCCGACGGCATCTCGATGGGCCACGAGGGGATGCACTTCTCGCTGGTCTCCCGCGAGGTGATCGCCGACAGCGTCGAGACCGTGATGCAGGCCGAGCGCCTGGACGGCAGTGTGCTGCTGGCCGGTTGCGACAAGTCGATCCCCGGCATGCTGATGGCTGCGGCGCGGCTGGACCTGGCCAGCGTGTTCTTCTACAACGGCTCGATCATGCCGGGTGTTGCCAAGCTGACCGACGGCACCGAGAAGGAAGTCACGATCATCGACGCCTTCGAGGCGGTCGGCGCGTGCGCGCGCGGGCTGATGTCACGTGCGGACGTCGACATCATCGAGCGTGCGATCTGTCCGGGCGAGGGAGCGTGCGGCGGCATGTACACCGCCAACACCATGGCGTCGGCTGCCGAGGCACTGGGCATGTCGCTGCCCGGCAGCGCGTCGCCGGTCGCCATCGACAAGCGGCGCGGCGAGTACGCCCGCAAGTCGGGCGAGGCCGTCGTCGAGATGCTGCGCCGCGGAATCACCGCCCGCGACATCCTCACCAAGGACGCCTTCGAGAACGCGATCGCCGTCGTGATGGCCTTCGGCGGGTCCACCAACGCGGTGCTGCACCTGCTGGCAATCGCCCGCGAGGCCGAGGTCGATTTGACGCTGGCCGACTTCACCCGCATCGGGGCCAAGGTCCCGCACCTGGCCGACGTGAAGCCCTTCGGCCGCCATGTGATGAAGGACGTCGACGAGATCGGCGGCGTGCCCGTCGTCATGCGCGCACTGCTGGATGCCGGCCTGCTGCACGGTGACTGCTTGACCGTCACCGGTAAGACCATGGCCGAGAACCTGGCCCACATCGCGCCGCCCGATCCGGACGGCAAGGTGCTGCGGGCGATGAACAACCCGATCCACCCGACCGGCGGCATCACGATCCTGCACGGATCACTGGCTCCCGAGGGGGCCGTGGTGAAGTCCGCAGGGTTCGAGTCAGACGTGTTCGAGGGCACCGCAAGGGTTTTCGAGCGCGAGCGGTCGGCCCTGGACGCATTGGAGGACGGCACCATCACCCACGGCGACGTCGTGGTGATCCGCTACGAGGGTCCCAAGGGCGGCCCCGGCATGCGCGAGATGCTGGCCATCACCGGCGCCATCAAGGGCGCCGGGCTGGGCAAGGACGTCCTGCTGATGACCGACGGCCGGTTCTCCGGCGGGACGACAGGCCTGTGCGTCGGGCACATCGCCCCGGAGGCTGTCGACGGCGGGCCCATCGCGTTCGTCCGCGACGGTGACCGGATCCGCCTCAACGTGGCCGACGGAACGTTGGACGTCCTCGTCGACGAGGCTGAGTTCGAGGCCCGCAAGGCCGGTTTCGAACCGCTGCCGCCGCGCTACACGACCGGCGTGCTGGCCAAGTACACCAAGCTGGTTCAGTCAGCCGCCGTCGGCGCCGTCTGCAACTAGAGTGGCGGCGACCCACCTACCCCTTCGGACCCCTCCGGATGATGGCGGCGAGTTGCTCGCGTGAGCTGGCGCCCACCCGCTGGCAGGCCCGGTACAGATGCCCTTCCACGCTGCGCACCGACATCACCAGCCGCTCGGCGATCTGCTTGTTGCTCAGCCCTGCGACGACGAGTTCGACGATCTCGCGCTGTCGTCCGGTCAGCGGTTGTCCGGCCGGGTTGCGCAGCGCCGGGGTGCACAGCCCGCCGCATTCGTCGGCGTTCTCCTGCGCCAACGCGGCCGCATAGGCACTGCGCTTGCCCTGACCGTGGTGGCCGAACGCGACCGCGGCCTGCGCCAGGGCGTCAGTAGCGGTGGCCCGGTCGCCGAGCGCCCGGTATTCCTCGGCCGCAGCGAGTAGCCCGGCGCCGTCATCGGCGGCCAGCGCCTCGATATGGCAGGCCACCGTCTCGGCCAGCGGCAGTTTCAGACTCTCGGCGAGCTCCCGTGCGCGCGCCGCGCCCGAGGTGTCGCCCCACTGCGCGGCCGTCTGCAGGCACAGCAGTTCATGGGTCGGCTGTTCGCGTTGCGCAGCGTCGCGACCCGCCGTGCGCATCACGTCGATCGCATCGCTCAGCGCACCACCGGCGGCCAGTGTCCACCCGGTGGCCACCGACATCGCGGTGTTCATGAACACGTAATCGTCGGGCACCCGCTGCTCGGCCCGGGCCAGCGCCTCGGATGCCGCTTCGGCCTGCCCGAGTTTGGCGTACGCCTCGGCCAGGGAGAAGCAGCTCGCAACCCTCAAACCCGTTGTAATCTCGTGCGTTTCGGCACCGGCATACGCCTCGTGCAAGTGTTTGACGGCGGCACCGAGATCGGCCCGAACCAGTTCGGCGTGGCCGAGCAGGTGAGCGAGGTTGGCATACACCAGACCGGGCATGTCGCGCGCCGACTCGTCCAGCCGCGCCGCCATGGCCGTGATGTCGTCGATACGGCCGGTCAACCGGCAGGCACGGCCGTGAACTGCCCCGAGCCAGAACCGCATGGGCGAGGATTCGAACGACGAGGTGGCCCGCTCGATGGCCTGCTCTGCGATGTCGTTGATCTCGTCGATATGTCCGAGCGCACCACAGGCCATCATCAGTGCGATCGAGGCCATCATCGCGT
Protein-coding regions in this window:
- a CDS encoding MTH1187 family thiamine-binding protein, encoding MIVAFSISPTGGDETGSVSAAVAEAVRVVRASGLPNETNAMFTNIEGEWDDVMAVVKQAVEVVAAVSPRVSLVLKADIRPGYTGQLNAKVERIEQALGG
- the ricR gene encoding copper-sensing transcriptional repressor RicR; the encoded protein is MDAADHSGAHGYSAQKDNYAKRLRRVEGQVRGIAKMIDEDKYCIDVLTQISAVNSALQSVALGLLDEHLGHCVTQAVSEGGEQAEAKLAEASAAIARLVRS
- the ilvD gene encoding dihydroxy-acid dehydratase yields the protein MSKPEPDIKPRSRDVTDGLEKAAARGMLRAVGMGDDDWVKPQIGVGSSWNEITPCNMSLQRLAQDVKAGVHEAGGFPLEFGTISVSDGISMGHEGMHFSLVSREVIADSVETVMQAERLDGSVLLAGCDKSIPGMLMAAARLDLASVFFYNGSIMPGVAKLTDGTEKEVTIIDAFEAVGACARGLMSRADVDIIERAICPGEGACGGMYTANTMASAAEALGMSLPGSASPVAIDKRRGEYARKSGEAVVEMLRRGITARDILTKDAFENAIAVVMAFGGSTNAVLHLLAIAREAEVDLTLADFTRIGAKVPHLADVKPFGRHVMKDVDEIGGVPVVMRALLDAGLLHGDCLTVTGKTMAENLAHIAPPDPDGKVLRAMNNPIHPTGGITILHGSLAPEGAVVKSAGFESDVFEGTARVFERERSALDALEDGTITHGDVVVIRYEGPKGGPGMREMLAITGAIKGAGLGKDVLLMTDGRFSGGTTGLCVGHIAPEAVDGGPIAFVRDGDRIRLNVADGTLDVLVDEAEFEARKAGFEPLPPRYTTGVLAKYTKLVQSAAVGAVCN